TTTTGCCCCGACTGAGTTATGGTTCTGGATTTGTTTTAAAAATGATGAACGGAGGTAAAGTGAAAAATGTGGGTACCGAGGTTCAGGCAATATTCAATCCGATTGTCAAGAAGAATTTCAACTGGAACCTTGTCTTCAACTTTACCCAATATAAAGGCCGTGTGTTGTCGCTGGCTGAAGATTTGCCGGAATTGTATGATTCGGATACTTGGCTGCTCAGCGGGGTGCGCTCGGCGGTATTGCCTGGTTACAGTATGGGTGCTCTTTCGGGAACGCAGTTTATGCGGAATACGAAAGGCGACGTACTGATCGATCCGGCAACTGGTTTGCCGGTCGCTGGGACAGACCGCTATTACCCGATTGCCGACCGCCTGCCGAAGTTTACGCTGGGGATGGTTAACAAGTTCAATTATAAAGATTGGTACCTGACATTTTTGTGGGACTGGCGTAAAGGTGGCGATGTATTGAATGGACTGGATTATAATATGTATACGCTGGGTATGTCAACGAAAACGCTAAATCGAGAAGATCCACGGGTGATAAGGGGTGTTTTGAAGGATGGATTGGAGAATTCGGAAAATCCTACAATCAACCATATTGCGGTAACACCATATACTTCCTCCGCTTATTATTTTACCAATATCGAGCCGGGTATGTTCGTGGAGCGGAATATCTACACAATGAGACTGCGTGATATTACGTTAAGTTATCGGTTGCCAAAAAGACTGACACGGTTCTTAGGTGAACGGTCTTCACTAAAGGCGTTTTTTACAGCTACTGACCTCGTTATGTTTACAAATTATACAGGATTGGATCCCGAAAGTAATTCGAATACAACCGGTATAGGTGGCATTGGAGGATATGGAATAGATTTTGGTAATATGGCCAGACCGAAGGGCTTCAACCTTGGCGTTAACCTACAATTATAAAATTATGAAAGCAAAAATAGTCACGGCTTTGTTGTTATTGACTTTGATAATGACAGGTTGTAAAAAATTTATGGATATCAATGATAATCCATCTTATCCACAAAATGCTAAGGCCGAGATTTTGTTGGCTCCCATTATATTTCATATGGCAAACGGTTATGCGCAGGATCAGACCATTATGAATAAGTTTAATCAGTCCATTATGGGGGCTTCGGCTGACGATGCTTCAAAAGTTTGGGAAAGGCATGGATTTAGACTACAGAGTGATGTTGGTGGAGTGATGTGGCGAATGGTCTATTTTAACCATGGGCGGAACCTGGCTAATATGATCCGGGATGCAGTGGAAAATGAGAAATATGAGTATGCCGCAATAGGTTATGCCGTTAAGGCCTGGGGCTACCAAATGCTTACCGATTATCATGGTCCCGTTATTATGAAAGAAGCTCTGCGCGATCAGCTTAGCTTTGAGTATGACGATCAAAAAGACGTCTATGCGCAAGTTAGAGTTTGGTGTGATTCTGCTTTGTATTATATGGATCAAAAGAGTCCACTCGATTATAGTGCTAATTTGAGTTCAGAAAAAGGAGACAATCTTTTTCGGGGCGATATGGAGAAATGGCGTAAGTTTGTTTATGGTATTCGCGCCCTTCAGTATATCCATTTGGTGAATAAGCCTGATTTTAAATCAAAATATGCGGATTCTGTTCTTTATTACGTGAATCAGTCGTTGGCATCAAATGATGACGATGCGGCGGTTAAGTTTTTGGGCGATAAAGCCGAAACCTCAAGTGTGGTCGGGCCGTTGTATGGAGTTTATACGAGTACGTACTATAGCCGTGCCGGTCAACCTATTGTAAGTTATTTGTCTGGAGGGCTAAGGGGTACCGTAACGGCGCCTTCACGTGTCGCAAGTGACCCGCGCCTTTTGAGAATGATCAATAGAAATTTAGATAATACAGCTGATACGGTCTTTTCTGGGGCTCTGCCAAATGTAACCAATTCGGCGACAATTATACCTTCGGTTCTGGGTAAGATCGTGGGTGGTGTGTACGAAGGAAAATTCATTTTTAGAGATAAAGTCGATTTTCCATTGATGACGTATGCACAACTGCAATTGGTTAAGTCGGAGGCTCTTTTTATTAAGGGATCGCTGCCTGAGGCCTATGAAGCTTATCTGAATGCAATTCGCTCGCACATGACTTTTGTGAACAAGTATATCAATACCAATGCTGAAACTGCCATCAGTGAAGCACAGATCAAATCATATTTGACGAGTAGTGAAATCCCGCAGACTTCGGCTGATCTGATGCTTTCCGATATTATGGGACAGAAATATATTGTACAATGGGGCTGGGGCGGATTGGAACAGTGGTGTGATCTGCGCAAGTATAATTACGATACGAATATTTTTAAGCAGTATCAGTCACTTAGCGGCTCGGGCTTGCAATATCAGGCTTACTGTTATAGGGTGCGTCCCCGTTATAACTCGGAATATGCGTGGAATGCAAAAGAGTTGGATAAGTGGGGAGCCTTGGATCCATATTATGTCACCAAACCTACCTGGTTTGTAACAAAAGATAATTAATCCATTAAAGATTAAAGTATGAAAAGTTTGAAAATTATATTAGGTGCCTGCTTGTTTCTTTTTGGTTTTT
The genomic region above belongs to Sphingobacterium zeae and contains:
- a CDS encoding SusD/RagB family nutrient-binding outer membrane lipoprotein, encoding MKAKIVTALLLLTLIMTGCKKFMDINDNPSYPQNAKAEILLAPIIFHMANGYAQDQTIMNKFNQSIMGASADDASKVWERHGFRLQSDVGGVMWRMVYFNHGRNLANMIRDAVENEKYEYAAIGYAVKAWGYQMLTDYHGPVIMKEALRDQLSFEYDDQKDVYAQVRVWCDSALYYMDQKSPLDYSANLSSEKGDNLFRGDMEKWRKFVYGIRALQYIHLVNKPDFKSKYADSVLYYVNQSLASNDDDAAVKFLGDKAETSSVVGPLYGVYTSTYYSRAGQPIVSYLSGGLRGTVTAPSRVASDPRLLRMINRNLDNTADTVFSGALPNVTNSATIIPSVLGKIVGGVYEGKFIFRDKVDFPLMTYAQLQLVKSEALFIKGSLPEAYEAYLNAIRSHMTFVNKYINTNAETAISEAQIKSYLTSSEIPQTSADLMLSDIMGQKYIVQWGWGGLEQWCDLRKYNYDTNIFKQYQSLSGSGLQYQAYCYRVRPRYNSEYAWNAKELDKWGALDPYYVTKPTWFVTKDN